A DNA window from Caldisalinibacter kiritimatiensis contains the following coding sequences:
- a CDS encoding biotin transporter BioY, translated as MSTRDLVYASIFTAITATCAQIFIYTPFSPVPITLQVLAVFLSGAILGSKLGLISQLVYILLGTIGVPVFAGFKGGLHIIVGLYGGYITAFPIASFVIGILVNLYKGKSPIKNIAVNIFAMAIGLMIIYIFGVCQYSLLSNVGFIEAIPILIIPFVIPDLIKLAIGGFIAPILKRSLKKADLI; from the coding sequence ATGTCTACAAGAGATTTAGTATACGCTTCAATATTTACTGCAATAACTGCAACATGTGCACAAATTTTTATCTATACTCCATTTTCCCCTGTACCCATAACTTTACAAGTTCTTGCAGTCTTCTTATCTGGAGCCATATTAGGAAGTAAATTAGGACTAATATCTCAATTAGTTTATATTCTTTTAGGTACTATTGGAGTACCTGTATTCGCTGGTTTTAAAGGAGGGTTACATATTATTGTAGGTCTATATGGTGGATATATAACTGCCTTTCCAATAGCCAGCTTCGTTATTGGTATACTTGTCAATCTTTATAAAGGGAAATCTCCAATAAAAAATATTGCTGTCAATATCTTTGCAATGGCAATAGGCTTAATGATTATATATATTTTCGGTGTTTGTCAATACTCACTGTTATCTAATGTAGGTTTTATTGAAGCTATACCAATATTAATAATACCATTTGTTATTCCTGACTTGATAAAACTAGCCATAGGCGGTTTTATTGCTCCTATATTGAAACGCTCATTAAAAAAAGCAGATCTTATATAA